Proteins encoded in a region of the Burkholderia ubonensis subsp. mesacidophila genome:
- a CDS encoding SDR family oxidoreductase — MTVSADTSTARVVLVAGALDSAADAASIGRALATGFARHGWDVALQRGRDAPPAVADALVAEVGALGRRAAVLDADLALEADAAGLVAACGAALGRPACVVFHSAPTDADDAHSVRHASLAAALARNVAAPLALARALEAATPDAARADEALRACAIHVLDQALFHPAPEQLSHALMQAALNRATAALALTLAPKVRIAALVRGRAPHANDIAAAACYLADAPGITGATLTVDGGEHLAPPAAGPNEPHGRAP, encoded by the coding sequence ATGACCGTTTCAGCCGATACGTCGACCGCGCGCGTGGTGCTCGTCGCGGGCGCCCTGGACAGCGCGGCCGACGCCGCGTCGATCGGCCGCGCGCTCGCCACGGGGTTCGCCCGGCACGGCTGGGACGTCGCGCTGCAGCGCGGCCGCGACGCGCCGCCGGCCGTGGCCGACGCGCTCGTCGCCGAGGTCGGCGCGCTCGGACGCCGTGCGGCCGTGCTCGATGCCGATCTGGCCCTCGAAGCCGACGCGGCCGGGCTGGTCGCGGCCTGCGGCGCGGCGCTCGGCCGGCCGGCATGCGTCGTGTTCCACAGCGCGCCGACGGATGCCGACGACGCGCACTCGGTGCGCCATGCGTCGCTCGCCGCCGCGCTGGCCCGCAACGTCGCCGCGCCGCTCGCGCTGGCCCGCGCGCTCGAAGCCGCGACGCCCGACGCCGCGCGCGCCGACGAGGCGCTGCGCGCGTGCGCGATCCACGTGCTGGACCAGGCGCTGTTCCACCCGGCGCCCGAACAGCTGTCGCACGCGCTGATGCAGGCCGCGCTGAACCGCGCGACGGCCGCGCTGGCGCTGACGCTCGCGCCGAAGGTGCGCATCGCGGCGCTGGTGCGCGGGCGCGCGCCGCACGCGAACGACATCGCGGCGGCGGCCTGCTACCTGGCGGACGCGCCCGGCATCACCGGCGCGACGCTGACCGTCGACGGCGGCGAGCACCTGGCGCCGCCTGCCGCCGGCCCGAATGAACCGCACGGGCGCGCGCCATGA
- a CDS encoding dihydroneopterin aldolase, with protein MHSALLHPRLADCRRLYLRDYEVHINIGAFEHEKRGEQRVVINVDLFVPLALSTPVDDRLHEVVDYDLMKQSVAQCVARGHIHLQETLCDAIAARLLAHDAVRAVRVCTEKPDAYPDCDAVGVEVFRIKDEERA; from the coding sequence ATGCATTCCGCCCTCCTGCACCCCCGCCTCGCGGATTGCCGCAGGCTCTACCTGCGCGACTACGAGGTGCACATCAACATCGGGGCATTCGAGCACGAGAAGCGCGGCGAGCAGCGCGTCGTCATCAATGTCGACCTGTTCGTGCCGCTGGCGCTCAGCACCCCTGTCGACGACCGGCTGCATGAAGTCGTCGACTACGACCTGATGAAGCAGAGCGTCGCGCAGTGCGTGGCGCGCGGCCACATCCACCTGCAGGAAACGCTGTGCGACGCGATCGCCGCGCGCCTGCTGGCGCACGACGCCGTGCGCGCGGTACGCGTCTGTACCGAGAAACCGGACGCCTATCCGGACTGCGACGCCGTCGGCGTCGAAGTCTTTCGCATCAAGGACGAGGAGCGAGCATGA
- the ttcA gene encoding tRNA 2-thiocytidine(32) synthetase TtcA, which yields MNAPHTPNLNDPAAAAAVEDGAASAGRPALTRREQKEAYENNKLFKRIVRQVGQAIGDYNMIEHGDKVMVCLSGGKDSYAMLDVLLRLRERAPIDFDIVAVNLDQKQPGFPEHVLPEYLTRIGVPFHIENQDTYSIVKRLVPEGKTTCSLCSRLRRGILYRVAGELGATKIALGHHRDDIVQTLLLNMFYGGKLKGMPPKLQSDDGKNVVIRPLAYVKETDLEKYAELREFPIIPCNLCGSQPNLKRAEMKALIRDWDKRFPGRVENMFNALAKVVPSHLMDTTLFPFTSLRATGEADPQGDIAFDEEPCSSGDDSTPAGAAKPDAARPISIVQFDDL from the coding sequence ATGAACGCCCCCCACACACCCAATCTGAATGATCCGGCGGCCGCTGCCGCCGTCGAAGACGGCGCGGCCAGCGCCGGCCGCCCCGCGCTGACGCGCCGCGAGCAGAAGGAAGCGTACGAGAACAACAAGCTGTTCAAGCGCATCGTGCGCCAGGTCGGCCAGGCGATCGGCGACTACAACATGATCGAGCACGGCGACAAGGTGATGGTCTGCCTGTCCGGCGGCAAGGACAGCTACGCGATGCTCGACGTGCTGCTGCGCCTGCGCGAGCGCGCGCCGATCGACTTCGACATCGTGGCCGTCAATCTCGACCAGAAGCAGCCGGGCTTCCCGGAGCACGTGCTGCCCGAGTACCTGACGCGGATCGGCGTGCCGTTCCACATCGAGAACCAGGACACCTACAGCATCGTCAAGCGCCTCGTGCCCGAGGGCAAGACCACCTGCTCGCTGTGCTCGCGGCTGCGCCGCGGGATCCTGTACCGCGTCGCGGGCGAGCTCGGCGCGACCAAGATCGCGCTCGGCCATCACCGCGACGACATCGTGCAGACGCTGCTGCTGAACATGTTCTACGGCGGCAAGCTGAAGGGGATGCCGCCGAAGCTGCAGTCGGACGACGGCAAGAACGTCGTGATCCGCCCGCTCGCGTACGTGAAGGAAACCGACCTGGAGAAATACGCGGAGCTGCGCGAATTCCCGATCATCCCGTGCAACCTGTGCGGCAGCCAGCCGAACCTGAAGCGCGCGGAAATGAAGGCGCTGATCCGCGACTGGGACAAGCGCTTCCCGGGCCGCGTCGAGAACATGTTCAACGCGCTCGCGAAGGTCGTGCCGTCGCACCTGATGGACACCACGCTGTTCCCGTTCACGTCGCTGCGCGCGACCGGCGAGGCCGATCCGCAGGGCGACATCGCGTTCGACGAGGAACCGTGCTCGAGCGGCGACGACAGCACCCCCGCGGGCGCGGCCAAACCTGACGCGGCCCGACCGATCTCGATCGTCCAGTTCGACGACCTGTAA
- the glmU gene encoding bifunctional UDP-N-acetylglucosamine diphosphorylase/glucosamine-1-phosphate N-acetyltransferase GlmU has protein sequence MNIVILAAGTGKRMRSALPKVLHPLAGRPLLSHVIATARALQPSRLVVVVGHGAEQVQAAVGAPDVQFAVQAEQLGTGHAVRQALPLLDPAQPTLVLYGDVPLTRVSTLERLVAAAREGRYGILTVTLDDPTGYGRIVRDPAGFVTRIVEQKDASPEEQKIAEINTGIVVTPTAQLAMWLGALNNDNAQGEYYLTDVVELAIDAGFEVVTAQPDAEWETLGVNSKAQLAELERVHQRTLADALLADGVTLADPARLDVRGTLRCGRDVSIDVNCVFEGNVTLADNVTIGANCVIRNASVGAGARIDAFTHIDGAELGAHTVIGPYARLRPGAQLADEAHVGNFVEVKNAVIGHGSKANHLTYIGDADIGARVNIGAGTITCNYDGANKFRTVIEDDVFVGSDTQLVAPVRVGRGVTIAAGTTIWKDVADGMLALNEKTQTAKSGYVRPVKKKG, from the coding sequence ATGAATATCGTGATTTTGGCGGCAGGCACCGGCAAGCGCATGCGTTCCGCGCTGCCGAAAGTGCTTCATCCTCTGGCCGGCAGGCCCCTCCTCTCTCACGTCATCGCCACCGCGCGCGCGCTGCAGCCGTCCCGGCTCGTGGTCGTCGTCGGCCACGGCGCGGAGCAGGTGCAGGCGGCCGTCGGCGCGCCCGACGTGCAGTTCGCGGTGCAGGCCGAGCAGCTCGGCACCGGCCACGCGGTGCGCCAGGCGCTGCCGCTGCTCGATCCCGCGCAGCCGACCCTCGTGCTGTACGGCGACGTGCCGCTCACGCGCGTATCCACGCTCGAGCGCCTCGTCGCCGCCGCGCGCGAAGGCCGCTACGGCATTCTGACGGTCACGCTCGACGATCCGACCGGCTACGGCCGCATCGTGCGCGACCCGGCCGGCTTCGTCACGCGCATCGTCGAGCAGAAGGACGCGTCGCCGGAAGAGCAGAAGATCGCCGAGATCAACACCGGCATCGTCGTCACGCCGACCGCGCAGCTCGCGATGTGGCTCGGCGCGCTGAACAACGACAACGCGCAGGGCGAGTACTACCTGACCGACGTCGTCGAGCTCGCGATCGACGCCGGCTTCGAGGTCGTCACCGCGCAACCGGACGCCGAATGGGAAACGCTCGGCGTGAACAGCAAGGCGCAGCTCGCGGAGCTCGAGCGCGTGCACCAGCGCACCCTCGCCGACGCGCTGCTCGCCGACGGCGTGACGCTCGCCGACCCGGCGCGGCTCGACGTGCGCGGCACGCTGCGCTGCGGCCGCGACGTGTCGATCGACGTGAACTGCGTGTTCGAAGGCAACGTGACGCTCGCCGACAACGTGACGATCGGCGCGAACTGCGTGATCCGCAACGCGTCGGTCGGTGCGGGCGCGCGCATCGACGCGTTCACGCACATCGACGGCGCCGAGCTCGGCGCGCACACGGTGATCGGCCCGTACGCACGGCTGCGCCCGGGCGCGCAGCTCGCCGACGAGGCGCACGTCGGCAACTTCGTCGAGGTGAAGAACGCGGTGATCGGCCACGGCTCGAAAGCGAACCACCTCACGTACATCGGCGACGCCGACATCGGCGCGCGCGTGAACATCGGCGCGGGCACGATCACCTGCAACTACGACGGCGCGAACAAGTTCCGCACCGTGATCGAGGACGACGTGTTCGTCGGCTCGGATACGCAGCTGGTCGCGCCGGTGCGCGTCGGGCGCGGCGTGACGATCGCCGCGGGCACGACGATCTGGAAGGACGTGGCCGACGGCATGCTCGCGTTGAACGAGAAGACGCAGACCGCGAAGAGCGGCTACGTCCGCCCGGTCAAGAAGAAAGGCTGA
- the glmS gene encoding glutamine--fructose-6-phosphate transaminase (isomerizing) has translation MCGIVGAVAKRNIVPVLIEGLRRLEYRGYDSCGVAVLEPDAPTPGAPKRARSVARVADLDAQVRESHLEGVTGIAHTRWATHGAPVTHNAHPIFSSNALALVHNGIIENFESLRDALRAKGYEFVSQTDTEVIAHLVHSLYRGDLFAAVRNAVQQLHGAYAIAVIHKDQPHTVVGARQGSPLVVGYGDGENFLASDALALAGSTDHFTFLEEGDVCELSLDGVKIVDRHGAAAQREVRVVSAYGGAVELGPYRHFMQKEIFEQPRAISDTIPQADAFDAALFGDAAAAAFGEIDSLLILACGTSYYSGLTAKYWLESIAKIPTQVEIASEYRYRESVPNPRQLVVVISQSGETADTLAALKHAQSLGHAHTLAVCNVATSAMVRLTELQFLTHAGTEIGVASTKAFTTQLVGLFVLAATLGKLRGHVDAAQEAEYLKQLRHLPAALNSVLALEPQIIAWSEEFARKENALFLGRGLHYPIALEGALKLKEISYIHAEAYPAGELKHGPLALVTEAMPVVTVAPNDTLLEKLKSNMQEVRARGGELYVFADADTQIVNDDGLHVIRMPEHYGQLSPILHVVPLQLLAYHTACARGTDVDKPRNLAKSVTVE, from the coding sequence ATGTGCGGCATTGTCGGCGCAGTTGCAAAGCGTAATATCGTTCCGGTGCTGATCGAAGGTCTGCGGCGCCTCGAATACCGCGGCTACGATTCGTGCGGCGTCGCCGTGCTCGAACCGGACGCCCCTACGCCGGGTGCCCCGAAGCGCGCGCGCAGCGTCGCGCGCGTCGCCGACCTCGACGCGCAGGTCCGCGAGTCGCACCTCGAAGGCGTCACGGGCATCGCGCACACGCGCTGGGCCACGCACGGCGCACCGGTCACGCACAACGCGCACCCGATCTTCTCGTCGAACGCGCTCGCGCTCGTGCATAACGGCATCATCGAGAACTTCGAGTCGCTGCGCGACGCGCTGCGCGCGAAAGGCTACGAATTCGTGTCGCAGACCGACACCGAAGTGATCGCGCACCTCGTGCACAGCCTGTATCGCGGCGACCTGTTCGCCGCGGTGCGCAACGCGGTGCAGCAGCTGCACGGCGCGTATGCGATCGCGGTGATCCACAAGGACCAGCCGCACACGGTCGTCGGCGCGCGCCAGGGCTCGCCGCTCGTCGTCGGCTACGGCGACGGCGAGAACTTCCTCGCGTCCGACGCGCTCGCGCTGGCAGGCAGCACCGACCACTTCACGTTCCTCGAGGAAGGCGACGTGTGCGAGCTGTCGCTCGACGGCGTGAAGATCGTCGACCGCCACGGCGCGGCGGCGCAGCGCGAAGTCCGCGTCGTCAGCGCGTACGGCGGCGCGGTCGAGCTCGGGCCGTACCGGCACTTCATGCAGAAGGAAATCTTCGAGCAGCCGCGCGCGATCAGCGACACGATCCCGCAGGCCGACGCGTTCGACGCCGCGCTGTTCGGCGACGCCGCGGCCGCCGCGTTCGGCGAGATCGACAGCCTGCTGATCCTCGCGTGCGGCACCAGCTACTACTCGGGCCTCACCGCGAAGTACTGGCTCGAATCGATCGCGAAGATCCCGACCCAGGTCGAGATCGCGAGCGAATACCGCTACCGCGAATCGGTGCCGAACCCGCGCCAGCTCGTCGTCGTGATCTCGCAATCGGGCGAGACGGCCGACACGCTCGCGGCGCTCAAGCACGCGCAGTCGCTCGGCCATGCGCACACGCTCGCGGTGTGCAACGTCGCGACGAGCGCGATGGTGCGCCTCACCGAACTGCAGTTCCTCACGCATGCGGGCACCGAGATCGGCGTCGCGTCGACGAAGGCGTTCACGACCCAGCTCGTCGGGCTGTTCGTGCTGGCCGCGACGCTCGGCAAGCTGCGCGGGCACGTGGACGCCGCGCAGGAAGCCGAGTACCTGAAGCAGCTGCGCCACCTGCCGGCCGCGCTGAACAGCGTGCTCGCGCTCGAACCGCAGATCATCGCGTGGTCGGAAGAATTCGCGCGCAAGGAAAACGCGCTGTTCCTCGGCCGCGGGCTGCACTACCCGATCGCGCTCGAGGGCGCGCTGAAGCTGAAGGAAATCTCGTACATCCACGCCGAGGCGTATCCGGCGGGCGAACTGAAGCACGGGCCGCTCGCGCTCGTCACGGAAGCGATGCCGGTCGTCACGGTCGCGCCGAACGACACGCTGCTCGAGAAACTGAAGTCGAACATGCAGGAAGTGCGCGCGCGCGGCGGCGAGCTGTACGTGTTCGCGGACGCGGACACGCAGATCGTCAACGACGACGGCCTGCACGTGATCCGGATGCCGGAGCACTACGGCCAGCTGTCGCCGATCCTGCACGTCGTGCCGCTGCAGCTGCTCGCGTATCACACCGCCTGCGCACGCGGCACCGACGTCGACAAGCCGCGGAACCTCGCGAAGTCGGTGACGGTGGAATAA